Proteins encoded together in one Lathyrus oleraceus cultivar Zhongwan6 chromosome 5, CAAS_Psat_ZW6_1.0, whole genome shotgun sequence window:
- the LOC127079686 gene encoding uncharacterized protein LOC127079686, translating to MVTIWERVESGLKSRKITDTTTQQTINKRPHGGFSKKKEGHANVVMEKARPQYQVPISPMPYYPYSYVAATQYQQSPFQYQPQKDNRQSTPTQRNPNQQYNRAHNLGNNFGNRPQVDKIPVSYSDLVPYLIHVGKIIPKELPAGTPPFRANHDPNASCAYHTEFIRHSTENCWALKYKIQDLINQNILTFSEEKPNVKTNHLPNHSGASVNAVIEEASTEVILKVEEVKTPMSVVLQKLEQYGFLEEVHDDCTICEFDPDICEQLKGCLQVLMDQGLIQFSKSQATKEVAIVEPITIVYRKKKVEAPPKRIQPIHSRVPTPFPYQNTKAVPWNYEITAYLVGKEICVPDTEIVNIVGAGGMTQSGRVFAPKYTPKVSPTPTVVSPKEKATPTPTP from the coding sequence ATGGTCACTATTTGGGAACGTGTTGAGAGTGGGCTGAAATCTAGGAAAATAACAGACACGACCACACAGCAGACAATCAACAAGAGGCCGCATGGGGGCTTCTCTAAAAAGAAGGAGGGGCATGCAAACGTTGTAATGGAGAAGGCTCGCCCCCAATATCAGGTTCCAATATCCCCTATGCCATACTATCCATATTCGTACGTTGCCGCAACTCAATACCAACAATCGCCTTTCCAGTATCAACCGCAGAAGGACAACCGACAATCAACACCCACTCAGAGAAATCCAAACCAACAATATAATCGAGCACATAACCTAGGAAATAATTTTGGGAACCGACCCCAAGTTGACAAGATCCCGGTGTCGTACTCCGATTTAGTCCCCTATCTAATTCATGTAGGGAAAATCATACCAAAAGAATTGCCCGCAGGCACTCCTCCATTCCGCGCCAACCACGATCCTAATGCTTCGTGCGCGTATCATACCGAATTCATAAGGCACTCTACAGAAAATTGTTGGGCACTTAAATACAAGATTCAAGACTTGATCAACCAGAACATCCTGACCTTCTCCGAAGAAAAACCGAATGTAAAGACAAATCATTTGCCAAATCATAGTGGTGCGTCAGTCAACGCCGTGATTGAAGAGGCAAGTACCGAAGTCATACTGAAAGTTGAAGAGGTGAAGACTCCGATGTCCGTTGTATTACAAAAGCTTGAACAATATGGGTTTTTAGAAGAGGTGCATGATGATTGCACAATATGCGAGTTCGATCCAGATATTTGCGAGCAGTTGAAAGGGTGCTTGCAGGTACTAATGGACCAAGGGTTAATACAGTTCTCCAAATCTCAAGCAACAAAAGAAGTGGCCATAGTTGAACCAATAACAATTGTATATAGGAAGAAGAAAGTTGAAGCTCCTCCCAAAAGGATTCAGCCGATTCATTCCCGTGTTCCAACTCCGTTTCCGTATCAGAATACTAAGGCAGTGCCTTGGAATTATGAGATCACCGCGTATTTGGTAGGGAAAGAAATCTGCGTTCCTGATACAGAAATAGTCAACATCGTTGGAGCGGGAGGCATGACTCAAAGCGGCCGTGTATTCGCTCCTAAATACACTCCTAAGGTGTCTCCAACACCCACAGTTGTCTCGCCTAAAGAGAAGGCAACTCCTACGCCAACTCCGTAG